The window GTGGACTGGCTGGAACTCCAGGCTGGTGTCACCGTCAGCAGTGCCAATGACTACGATAGCAAGGTCGTTGATTTCGGCGCCTACTTCCGAGTCTTTCCGCAAATGGATATGAACATCGGCATGGATCTGGGTGATGAAAACCGCACCCTCCGTGCAGGTGCACGCCTGCGCTGGTAGCTTCTTTTTCTCCCACCTCAAGAACCTAAGCGTCCTGGCAACAGGGCGCTTTTTTTGTGAGCCGACTCATTGCTTGGCAGGTCTCAATCCCCTGCGTTGACAGTAAGGAGTCAGAGTAATTTTCCTACCCCACACGTCCAGAGCTGAATGTTTTTCCGAATTTATCCGAAGACCATTCGCTCGACTTAGACACAGGGTCTTCAGTTACTTCACGCCACGTTATGGCCTTACTCAAACAATCCTCAATCAGCCCCCGCTGCTCGACCGGCATTGAAGGACTGGATACCGTTCTTCATGGGGGTCTGCCCATCAATCGGCTCTACCTCATCAAAGGTGATCCTGGGGTCGGCAAAACCACTCTTGCCATGCAGTTTCTTCTCCAAGGCCAGAAAGAAGGAGAAACCAGCCTCTACATCACTCTTTCAGAGACCAAGGATGAAATCGCCACCGTGGCAGCTTCCCATGACTGGGACCTCACTCGGCTGCATTTGTATGAACTCTCAACGATTGAAGAAAAGATCCGTGGAGATACTGAAAGCACGTTTTTTCACCCCTCGGAAATCGAGCTGAACCGAACCATCACCGCTTTGATAGATGAGGTGAAACGGGTCAATCCGACACGCGTCGTGTTCGATTCCCTTTCGGAAATGCGCATGCTGGCAGACACGCCTTTGCGCTACCGCCGCCAGATTTTGCAATTGAAGCAATTCTTTGCCGGGCGTAACTGCACCGTTTTACTGCTGGATGACCGAACCTCCGGCACTCATGATCTTCAGGTAGAAAGCATCGCCCACGGCGTGATTTCCCTCATGAGCACCACCGCAGGATACGGTGTTTCTCAGCGGCAGTTGAATGTCGTTAAAATCAGGGGTTCTAAGTTTCTAGAGGGCAGCCATGACCTTGTATTGCGAAAAGGCGGCATGGTCGTTTTCCCCAGATTGGTCGCGGCGGATAGCTCAGGAGAGTTTAAACGTGAAGATTTCCCTAGCGGCATTTCAGAACTGGATCTCCTGCTGGGGGGCGGCCTAGGGCGCGGTA of the Prosthecobacter dejongeii genome contains:
- a CDS encoding ATPase domain-containing protein; the protein is MALLKQSSISPRCSTGIEGLDTVLHGGLPINRLYLIKGDPGVGKTTLAMQFLLQGQKEGETSLYITLSETKDEIATVAASHDWDLTRLHLYELSTIEEKIRGDTESTFFHPSEIELNRTITALIDEVKRVNPTRVVFDSLSEMRMLADTPLRYRRQILQLKQFFAGRNCTVLLLDDRTSGTHDLQVESIAHGVISLMSTTAGYGVSQRQLNVVKIRGSKFLEGSHDLVLRKGGMVVFPRLVAADSSGEFKREDFPSGISELDLLLGGGLGRGTSTMFMGPPGTGKSTLTIRFALSAAQRGEKSLLFIFDETLGTLMNRAAKLSMDLEPYVKSGLIVIESVDPADISPGDLSHRIRQGVTHDSVRMIVIDSINGYLNAMPAERYLALQLHELLSYLNQQGVITMMVLAQQGLIGSMQSSVDLTYLADTVLLLRFYEARGEVKQAISVIKKRSGDHERTIREIKVGQDGITLGEPLRELQGVLTGVPTFISER